From the genome of Neomonachus schauinslandi chromosome 5, ASM220157v2, whole genome shotgun sequence, one region includes:
- the LOC110581031 gene encoding taste receptor type 2 member 46-like, producing MVTLLPGIFSILVITEFVLGNFASGFKAVVNCIDWVKRRKMSSVDRILTALAVSRIGLLWVMLINWFAAVLNPALYSLEVRLLVHIAWTVNNHFNIWLATSLSVFYLFKIANFSSLIFLRLKWRVKSVVLVILLGSLFFLVFHVAVVSICEKSIYEKNSFISKMKEYEGNITRQTKLGNIVSLLNMIVFTLTNFVPFAISLTSFLLLIFSLWKHLKKMQSSGRRSQDPSTKVHIRAMQTVISFLLLLAGHFLTLIVTVWSSNGLQNKLFFMLYQAFGFLYPSSHSFILIWGNKKLNQAFLSVLYQGMCWLKEQKLSTP from the coding sequence ATGGTAACTTTACTACCGGGCATTTTTTCCATCCTAGTAATAACAGAATTTGTTCTAGGAAATTTTGCCAGTGGCTTCAAAGCAGTGGTGAACTGCATTGACTGGGTCAAGAGACGAAAGATGTCCTCAGTTGATCGAATTCTCACTGCTCTGGCGGTCTCCAGAATCGGTTTGCTCTGGGTAATGTTAATAAACTGGTTTGCAGCTGTGTTGAACCCAGCTTTATATAGCTTAGAAGTAAGACTTCTTGTTCATATTGCGTGGACGGTAAACAATCATTTTAACATCTGGCTTGCTACTAGCCTCAGcgtattttatttgttcaaaatagCCAATTTCTCTAGCCTTATTTTTCTTCGCCTGAAGTGGAGAGTTAAAAGTGTAGTTCTTGTGATACTGTTGGggtctttgttctttttggtttttcatgTTGCAGTGGTAAGCATATGTGAGAAAAGCATATATGAGAAAAATTCCTTCATAAGCAAGATGAAGGAATATGAAGGAAACATCACTAGGCAGACCAAATTGGGGAACATTGTAAGCCTTTTGAATATGATTGTATTCACGCTAACAAACTTTGTGCCCTTTGCTATATCCCTGACATCTTTCCTGCTGTTGATCTTTTCCCTGTGGAAACATCTCAAGAAGATGCAATCCAGTGGAAGGAGATCCCAAGATCCCAGCACCAAGGTCCACATAAGAGCCATGCAGACTGTGATCTCTTTTCTCTTGTTATTAGCTGGTCATTTCCTGACTCTAATTGTCACAGTCTGGAGTTCTAATGGGCTGCAGAACAAACTATTCTTCATGCTTTACCAAGCTTTTGGATTCTTGTATCCTTCAAGCCACTCATTTATCCTGATCTGGGGAAACAAGAAGCTCAACCAGGCCTTTCTGTCTGTTTTATACCAGGGGATGTGCTGGCTGAAAGAACAGAAACTCTCAACTCCATAG